DNA from Rosa rugosa chromosome 6, drRosRugo1.1, whole genome shotgun sequence:
AAATATTGAACAGTAAATTATGGAGTCTATGTGATAACAGTGGCATTCTCCCAGTATTAAAATTGAGCTATCACTATCTCTCTTCAAATTTGAAAAGGTGCTTTGCCTATTGCTCAATACTTCCAAATGACTATGAATTTGGGGAGAGGCAGTTGATCCTTCTATGGATGGCAGAGGGTCTCGTTCAGCAGTCACATGAATGTAAACAACTGGAAGATTTAGGGAGTAACTATTTTCGGGAGCTATTGTCCAGGTCATTGTTTCAAAGGTCCAGTAAAAACCATTCACAATTTGTTATGCATGACCTTGTTGGTGATTTGTCACGGTGGGCTGCAGGAGACATGTGTTTCAGATTGGAGGATAAGCTGGATGTTAGATGTTCTTCAAAGGTTCGCCATTCCTCTTACATTCCTGGTCAATTTGATGGTGTTCAAAAATTCAAAGAATTTTTTGAAGTCAGGCATTTGCGGACTTTCTTACCACTTTCAGTTTCAGGTCGATCAAATTATCTAACTCGTAATGTTACTTTTGATCTATTACCAAAGTTGAAGTACTTGAGGGCACTCTCTTTTAATGGCTATCAAATAACTGAGTTACCCAATTCTATTGGTAAGCTGAAGCATCTGCGGTACCTTGATCTTTCTCACACACAGATAACAACTTTGCCAGAATCAACCAGCAATCTGTACAACTTACAGACGTTGATATTAGAAAATTGTGCTTGTTTGAAGGCACTGCCTGCAGACATGAGGAATCTAACTGATCTGCGGCACCTTAACAATTCAGATGTACCTTCATTGGAAGAAATGCCTGTGAAACTAGGTAGATTGACTAATCTTCAAACACTGAGTACTTTTGTGCTGGGCAAAGGTAGCAAGTCAGGAATAAGTGAGATAGGTCCTTTATTGTGTCTCCAAGGGACATTGTGCCTCTCAAGATTGGAGAATGTGACTGATGTTGATGATGCAAGGAGGGCTGACTTGACTAGCAAGGAAGGGATTGATTCATTGCAACTAGAATGGAGAGAATCAGGAGAAAGGGAATCAGATGTTTTTGAAATGTTAAAACCTCATAGGAAGCTCAAAGTGCTCACTGTAAAAGGTTATGGAGGTCTTACATTTTCAACATGGACTGGACACCCTTCATTCTCTTATATGACGCATGTAAAGTTGGAACATTGTAAAAATTGTCGATTCTTGCCTCCACTTGGACAGTTGTCTTCTCTGAAAGAACTTTGTATAAAAGGAATGTCTACAGTGGAAAGCGTGGGTCTTGAGTTTTATGGAGAGAGTAGCCTGCCTTTTCCTGTATTGGAGACCCTGGAGTTCAAGGATATGCAGAAATGGAGGGAGTGGCTTCCTCGGGTGCAAGATCAAGGAATTGAAGTTTTCCCTTGCTTGAAAATGGTTTGTATCTCTGGATGCTGTTGGAATTAAGTGGACTTAACATTATCTAAAAGCATTAAGTAAATAGAACAATTGATCTagctaaataaataacaaaaaatatGTGATTATAACTCTAATTCCAGTCACCTATCGAGATGTATATCTCTTGATAGGAGTAGGACTCTCATTGTTAATAACCTGATTAACATGAAGTGTTTGTGATAAGTTTAAGTCTCCTAAACTGATAAACATGAAGTAAAACAaggactccttatgggatgagtccGAGGATAAGTTTTGGCCAATATATAAGGAGGAGAAAGTCCCTATGTTCAACACTGCATTTTGCATACATTCtcagccccattctgaagcATCTGGTGTTGAAACATAGAAGACTTTCTTCCATTGTGCAGCTGCTCGTTCGTGATCTCAGAAGATGTCTGCCTCGATGAATGCTCTTGGACAAGCTGTGACTGCAGGGATTGAAAGTGTCAATCCAGGTGATTACTCCTACCGGGACTAGGAAAGCTTCTGGTGTGCTGCATAATTGTTT
Protein-coding regions in this window:
- the LOC133713699 gene encoding putative disease resistance RPP13-like protein 1, whose product is MVAEVFLGAFLELLLDRLTPHHDLLNLARLHGVDKKLKKWSAALSAIGAVLQDAEDKQLTSEAVKLWLDELKHLAFDMDDILDTFSTELLRRNVMNQQHAWLTSKVRGLISRAKFNFNMNSEIEEISDRLVEISERKDLLGLNYVVNKCSRVWQRPPSSCVLDGPVVGRDDDKRKIVEVLLRDDQPGSVNFHVVAIVGMPGLGKTTIAGHIFNDDAMERFSPKVWVSVSDNFNLVRVTKAILESVTSAHCDLEEFNQIQESLSKALASKRFLIVLDDVWNTCDYDLWAKLQSAFRGGALGSKVIVTTRDSQVAKMMRSIEVHNLGCMSDDDCWEVFGQHAFLNVENGRLQSFELFREKVVAKCGGLPLAARVLGGLLGCKEIDEWEEILNSKLWSLCDNSGILPVLKLSYHYLSSNLKRCFAYCSILPNDYEFGERQLILLWMAEGLVQQSHECKQLEDLGSNYFRELLSRSLFQRSSKNHSQFVMHDLVGDLSRWAAGDMCFRLEDKLDVRCSSKVRHSSYIPGQFDGVQKFKEFFEVRHLRTFLPLSVSGRSNYLTRNVTFDLLPKLKYLRALSFNGYQITELPNSIGKLKHLRYLDLSHTQITTLPESTSNLYNLQTLILENCACLKALPADMRNLTDLRHLNNSDVPSLEEMPVKLGRLTNLQTLSTFVLGKGSKSGISEIGPLLCLQGTLCLSRLENVTDVDDARRADLTSKEGIDSLQLEWRESGERESDVFEMLKPHRKLKVLTVKGYGGLTFSTWTGHPSFSYMTHVKLEHCKNCRFLPPLGQLSSLKELCIKGMSTVESVGLEFYGESSLPFPVLETLEFKDMQKWREWLPRVQDQGIEVFPCLKMVCISGCCWN